In the Malassezia vespertilionis chromosome 1, complete sequence genome, one interval contains:
- a CDS encoding uncharacterized protein (COG:A; BUSCO:EOG0926307V; EggNog:ENOG503NWTY) → MSEDRLLRFSGHAYFRQRLVLATLASRPVRIDKIRPDDQEPGIRNFEASFLRLMEKVTNGSAVEINYTGTAVYYKPGIIFGGPVTHDCGTSRGIGYFLEWLVLLAPFAKQELALTLRGITTGTGDMGVDTIRTVTLPILAMFLPLDSVSILASSLELRIVKRGAAPQGGGEVFFRAPLIASLRALNFVECGRIRKIRGIASAVRVSPQMSNRMIDAARSVLNRFIPDLYLFSDVYRGEDSGKSPGFSMSLVATSTTSALHASEATSAPGMTPEDVGLCAARQLLAEIQSGGCVDASHQPFALALMALGPEDVAKCRMGRLTAQAVQCLRDVREALGVVFKIRTIPESEDVLVSCVGVGLRGYRRIT, encoded by the coding sequence ATGAGCGAAGATCGGCTGCTCCGATTTTCCGGGCACGCCTACTTCCGGCAGCGGTTGGTACTTGCCACGCTAGCATCGCGTCCAGTGCGTATCGACAAGATTCGACCGGACGACCAAGAGCCTGGCATTCGGAATTTCGAGGCAAGCTTTTTGCGTCTTATGGAAAAAGTGACCAacggcagcgccgtggaGATTAATTATACGGGTACCGCGGTGTACTACAAGCCGGGGATCATCTTTGGGGGTCCTGTTACGCATGATTGTGGCACATCACGCGGGATCGGCTACTTTTTAGAGTGGCTTGTGCTGCTTGCACCGTTTGCGAAGCAGGAACTTGCACTAACGCTGCGCGGGATTACCACAGGCACGGGCGATATGGGCGTGGATACGATCCGCACGGTGACACTCCCTATACTGGCCATGTTTCTACCGCTGGATTCCGTGTCGATCCTCGCGTCATCGTTGGAATTGCGCATTGTcaagcgcggtgcggcgcccCAGGGGGGCGGCGAAGTCTTTTTTCGTGCGCCTCTCATTGCCTCACTCCGGGCGCTCAATTTTGTCGAGTGTGGAAGGATCCGCAAGATTCGTGGGATTGcaagcgcggtgcgcgTGAGTCCCCAAATGAGCAACCGCATGATCGATGCCGCACGTAGTGTGCTCAACCGCTTCATCCCCGACCTGTATCTATTTTCCGATGTATACCGAGGTGAGGATTCGGGAAAGTCGCCTGGTTTTTCCATGTCGCTCGTTGCGACCTCGACGACGAGTGCTCTTCACGCTTCCGAAGCCACGTCTGCACCGGGCATGACGCCAGAAGATGTCGGACtctgtgctgcgcggcagctgctcgcTGAAATTCAGTCCGGCGGCTGTGTCGACGCAAGCCACCAGCCGTTTGCGCTAGCCCTCATGGCACTCGGCCCGGAAGACGTGGCAAAATGCCGCATGGGGCGCTTGACCGCGCAGGCAGTGCAATGCCtccgcgacgtgcgcgaggcgcttggtGTCGTGTTTAAAATCCGGACCATTCCAGAGTCAGAGGACGTACTCGTCTCTTGTGTCGGCGTTGGTCTCCGTGGCTACCGCCGCATCACATAG
- a CDS encoding uncharacterized protein (EggNog:ENOG503NVBH; COG:S; TransMembrane:1 (o403-420i)), whose translation MSTSAAPSHPQFDAAAQDERHSSVPSNIRGIFVAEFLVKEGNTIVYSYPDNLDVNGFEWKTLPSGAHNIKRDIIYFEPGQESASFFTFCVAAFRARKLSPSEMANDIIGLRGLRALSVGVVIACSSSDVSDELTQILPHIAHLEALADRVIHGEDPSIVQGYAERFLLDTRILPMHVPAPQPMLECLEYDPVTYLCAVNRFLGPLIVPLLKFLQLPRKRLLLYCPPPTERAAIIAYNLAELVRAAFLHMDHKSRNIRVRGLYTVLDLEGLLEEANTGNPAYTWIAWTTDKLFLERTTLYDIILDVSPFVYPDAHCQFPAACPMAKFVSRPENVARTLRWSTTDVTLFWELAEQERRYEQILEEHGRQNLAAWKEERHGRNLGMDPMRVVLPPTWRYLQQDARFLPFGYAIIILATVRFWMTEWWLVRSQLQVVLPSSLVFPLGVRDDGGMSMGIVDLTGNVVSDEQGALKGAHESFSASKAPQHAMDDDDSLHAESAFSSESLDPLVLACGIHPDRSSTPFCSRSGGNSPSRARHVCRDRSIIPAHPRFSPMCAPHLPQEIMASVYLFTLWSSYIRAMHVQASAFLAGRIEKLPTPHAAPTASTPLLHRGTLPYAVFLTPKEVSDLSLDSNNDLDLELLRSITATHEPCALHIEQAWWSSWFA comes from the exons ATGAGCacgagcgctgcaccgaGCCATCCGCAGTTTGATGCGGCTGCTCAGGATGAGCGGCActcgagcgtgccgtcCAATATACGCGGGATCTTTGTTGCAGA GTTCCTTGTCAAGGAAGGCAACACGATTGTCTATTCGTACCCCGACAATCTCGACGTGAATGGATTCGAGTGGAAAACGCTTCCGAGCGGGGCGCACAATATCAAGCGCGATATCAT CTACTTTGAGCCAGGACAAGAGTCTGCATCTTTTTTTACATTCTGCGTCGCCGCGTTTCGTGCGAGGAAACTCAGTCCGAGCGAGATGGCCAACGATATTATCGGATTGCGTGGATTGCGTGCACTGAGTGTCGGTGTTGTCATTGCGTGCAGCTCTTCCGATGTGAGCGACGAGCTGACACAGATTCTGCCGCACATTGCGCATCTCGAAGCGCTTGCTGACCGTGTCATACACGGCGAGGACCCGTCGATTGTACAAGGCTATGCGGAACGGTTTTTATTAGATACGCGCATCCTCCCTATGCATGTACCAGCCCCACAACCTATGCTCGAGTGCTTGGAATACGATCCAGTGACCTACCTGTGTGCAGTCAACCGCTTCCTCGGCCCGCTCATTGTGCCTTTGCTCAAATTTTTGCAGCTTCCGCggaagcgcttgctgctgtACTGCCCACCGCCCACGGAACGCGCGGCTATCATTGCGTACAATTTAGCAGAGCTCGTCCGTGCTGCATTTTTGCACATGGACCACAAGTCGCGCAATATCCGAGTGCGTGGGCTGTATACCGTGCTGGACTTGGAGGGCCTGTTGGAGGAGGCTAACACGGGAAACCCCGCGTACACATGGATTGCGTGGACGACAGATAAACTTTTTTTGGAGCGGACTACCTTATACGACATCATCCTGGATGTATCGCCGTTTGTATACCCCGACGCGCACTGCCAGTTTCCTGCAGCGTGTCCTATGGCCAAATTTGTCTCGCGTCCCGAGAATGTTGCCCgaacgctgcgctggagtACCACGGACGTCACTTTATTTTGGGAATTGGCCGAGCAGGAGCGTAGGTATGAGCAGATCCTGGAAGAGCATGGGCGACAGAACCTGGCTGCTTGGAAAGAGGAGCGCCATGGGCGAAACCTTGGGATGGATCCGATGCGTGTTGTGCTGCCTCCCACATGGCGCTACTTGCAACAGGATGCACGGTTTCTTCCTTTCGGCTACGCGATTATCATACTCGCCACCGTCCGATTCTGGATGACCGAGTGGTGGCTTGTGCGCTCACAGCTCCAAGTCGTGCTCCCATCTTCCCTTGTTTTTCCGCTGGGCGTGCGTGATGATGGCGGGATGAGCATGGGGATTGTCGATCTTACAGGGAACGTGGTTTCCGACGAGCAGGGCGCGCTGAAAGGAGCGCACGAAAGCTTTTCGGCTTccaaggcgccgcagcatgcaaTGGACGATGACGACTCCTTGCATGCAGAGAGTGCTTTTTCGTCCGAATCGCTGGACCCACTGGTTCTCGCGTGCGGGATTCATCCGGATCGGAGTAGCACACCATTTTGCTCCAGGTCGGGCGGCAATTCGCcgtcgcgtgcgcgccatgtTTGCAGGGATCGCTCCATTATTCCTGCCCATCCGCGCTTCTCCCCAatgtgtgcgccgcaccttCCTCAGGAAATAATGGCTAGTGTGTACCTGTTTACACTATGGAGCAGCTATATTCGCGCAATGCATGTCCAGGCGTCGGCGTTCCTTGCGGGTCGGATAGAGAAGCTGCCTACGCCCCATGCGGCGCCAACAGCATcgacgccgctgcttcatcgcggcacgctgcCCTACGCCGTCTTTCTTACACCGAAAGAGGTGAGCGATCTGTCGCTTGACTCTAACAACGACCTGGAtctcgagctgctgcgcagcattACGGCCACACACGAGCCatgtgcgctgcacattgAGCAAGCGTGGTGGTCGAGCTGGTTTGCCTAG
- a CDS encoding uncharacterized protein (EggNog:ENOG503NZ8S; COG:Z) codes for MAPQRIVRPARYRAGKAPTSALSDSSDEDVPVQEPVKELLTLPSHTVVPTLSAGVTIQQGDGAIALPSGVKQDSALSDVNLSEYETDSGEDGEGETTPAPSTLKWAPMQDAQKPAQVPTAETLRHSTVSPPLSSEYASSSEYESDSSEERPMLKPVFVSKRDRTSGMAPKGESSSRTQVDTEERKQAAHQLAAESIMREMREQQHEEETVDVDDTDGVDPDAEFAGWRMRELTRIQRVRDEERAALEEQAELARRRTMPEAERLQEDLARARKTREEKHKGNMGFMQKYYHKGAFFQDMDVLQRDYSQHTQDAVDKAALPKIMQVRDYGKRSRSKWTHLAAEDTTRQDAPDLRAEGARRGKHA; via the coding sequence ATGGCTCCACAGCGCATTGTCCGTCCCGCGCGGTACCGCGCAGGGAAGGCGCCTACGTCCGCGCTGAGCGATTCGTCAGACGAGGATGTGCCTGTGCAAGAGCCCGTGAAGGAGTTGCTGACGTTGCCGAGTCATACTGTCGTCCCGACACTGTCTGCCGGTGTCACCATCCAACagggcgacggcgcgatTGCGCTCCCAAGCGGTGTGAAGCAGGACTCTGCACTGTCTGATGTGAATTTGAGCGAGTATGAGACGGACTCGGGGGAAGATGGAGAGGGAGAAACGACGCcagcgcccagcacgcTGAAATGGGCGCCCATGCAAGATGCACAGAAACCTGCGCAAGTGCCCACCGCGGAGACATTACGGCACAGCACTGTATCGCCGCCTCTTTCGTCCGAGTATGCATCGTCGTCCGAGTATGAATCGGACTCGAGCGAAGAGCGGCCGATGCTCAAACCCGTCTTTGTCTCCAAACGCGACCGTACGTCGGGCATGGCCCCCAAGGGCGAGAGCTCTTCGCGCACCCAAGTCGATACAgaagagcgcaagcaagctgcgcaccagctcgccgccgagAGTATCATGCGTGAAatgcgcgagcagcaaCACGAGGAAGAGACGGTTGATGTAGACGACACGGACGGCGTCGATCCAGACGCCGAGTTTGCTGGGTGGCGGATGCGGGAGCTTACACGGATTCAGCGAGTACGCGACGaagagcgtgccgcgctggaggagcaggccgagcttgcgcggcgtcgtacCATGCCCGAGGCGGAGCGCCTCCAGGAagacttggcgcgcgcccgCAAAACGCGCGAAGAGAAGCACAAAGGCAATATGGGATTCATGCAGAAGTACTATCACAAGGGCGCATTTTTCCAGGACATGGATGTTCTCCAGCGCGACTACTCGCAGCACACACAGGACGCGGTGGACAAGGCTGCCCTCCCAAAAATCATGCAGGTGCGCGACTATGGCAAACGCAGCCGGAGCAAATGGACGCACCTTGCAGCGGAAGATACCACACGACAAGACGCGCCAGACTTGCGCGCAGAAGgcgcccggcgcggcaagcatgCATAG
- the SWR1 gene encoding DNA helicase (EggNog:ENOG503NVPE; COG:K; COG:L), whose translation MSRAPADEHDALLHAMLKLTQVTTKKDVSQDLHTELAPYNELATRRLEERHGPGAAARSARRAATEMKQAPSQSPLWAKPKRPRPESRPRPELRTRPEPRPRRSVPVQPTDTNIALVSLSSAKLPKRTPPLYITSPHQRPSVSIHGSFANFLQSYTMWDDDVVTPAVRAQRLARDTYLYRRMDQLRREGKSLEPEHPVPMQKLKLQEAPRAKAHRDHLLDAVPWRAQRMRQFSKGRIQLAKKVSRMVTTYWDRFQNSDEREKKLELRHQRALAKWTMREVARQWKFAITIVRAQRQAIEKAEREKLGKKQLQAIIEHSTQMLKTQHADLSNVYNGEEEEEEEEDEGEEEEEEEEEEEEEEEEEEEEEEEEEEEEEEEEEEEEEEEEEEEMDENKRVDEKVDKMEQDITQDVELAIVKRSSSHKGTDAASNIEPSIASNTATNETESATHSASESSSSDRDDEDNDLEQEMLEGDEEDASEEDDLKADADMSIEELMRKYGYGGRDNEDDASSGKPTHASDADTSAAPDSDSDTSDHDQDATLHALLGDENKAEPTPFIRPPFLLRGTLRGYQQNGLEWLVSLYNNDMNGILADEMGLGKTIQTISLLAHLACDRGIWGPHLVIAPTSVMLNWEVEFKKFLPGFKVLSYYGNQKQRKAKRVGWNTENSFNVCITSYQLVLADQHIFRRKPWMYLVLDEAHHIKNFRSQRWQTLLGFNSRRRLLLTGTPLQNNLMDLWSLMYFLMPQGIEKVAAAAGAFSNMKDFQDWFSNPLGRAAENAEGVDEETRATVAKLHTVLRPYVLRRLKSDVEREMPKKFEHVIPCRLSKRQRFLYNDFMSRAKTRESFASGNYMSIINCLMQLRKVCNHPDLFEQRPIVTAFVQSRSVAADYEIKDLLVRRHLLKEGNDNVNLDFLNLQFTQREELLTPLATRRYDALQVSDALSNVPPPVEEAPLTTHSIAGLRAAIETRRRNAAYEKAQHAAYVNRMRCNAQPLYGRSLLAMLRRFGSPKLRSYEIVERERGAYWQRCDALCEAVQSYAQRGESCADLVSRFAFATPPAVAANMPQYALPGVPLETQFAIGAPELDPLHKAAVALNIAFPDASLLQYDCGKLQQLDVLMRRLVAGGHRILIFTQMTKVLDILEKFLNYQGYRYLRLDGATKIEQRQVLTERFNRDSRISAFILSTRSGGLGINLIGADTVLFYDLDWNAAIEAQCMDRAHRIGQTRDVHIYRFVSEHTIEENMLRKANQKRRLDSMVIQQGEFTTEHLMRNDWRDMLDEGGATLGGVSIGEDNEAQSTRDVDRAFAAAEDVEDAAAAHVATEELQLDAADFAAESVPIPDVAVQGPDSPPPEHDQGAEEDLTGSIDDYMLRMVQADWDFFGA comes from the exons ATGTC GCGCGCTCCGGCAgacgagcacgacgcgTTGCTGCATGCCATGCTCAAACTTACGCAGGTTACCACAAAAAAGGATGTATCGCAGGACTTGCACACAGAGTTAGCGCCATATAATGAGCTTGCGACGCGGCGACTAGAAGAGAGGCATGGgcctggcgctgctgctcgatcggcgcggcgggcggcgACGGAAATGAAACAAGCGCCATCGCAGTCACCTTTATGGGCGAAGCCGAAGCGTCCACGTCCTGAGTCGCGTCCACGTCCTGAGTTGCGCACACGTCCTGAGCCGCGCCCACGACGGTctgtgcctgtgcagccAACCGATACCAACATTGCACTTGTGTCCTTGTCCAGTGCCAAACTTCCGAAACGCACACCGCCATTGTATATCACATCTCCTCACCAGCGGCCGTCTGTGTCTATACACGGCTCGTTTGCCAACTTTTTGCAGTCGTACACGATGTGGGATGACGACGTCGTGACGCCTGCCGTACGTGCAcagcggcttgcgcgcgatacgTATCTTTACCGACGCATGGACCaattgcgccgcgaagGCAAGTCGCTCGAGCCAGAGCACCCAGTACCGATGCAAAAACTCAAGCTGCAAGAGGCACCAAGGGCCAAGGCCCATCGCGACCATCTGCTCGATGCTGTACCttggcgtgcacagcgcatgcgccaaTTTTCCAAGGGGCGTATTCAGCTTGCAAAGAAGGTGTCACGTATGGTAACGACGTACTGGGATCGATTCCAGAACAGtgacgagcgcgaaaagAAGCTGGAACTACGACAtcagcgtgcgctggcgaaatggacgatgcgcgaaGTGGCGCGGCAATGGAAGTTCGCCATCACgattgtgcgtgcgcaaagacaAGCGATCGAAAAAGCAGAGCGTGAGAAGTTGGGGAAGAAGCAGTTACAAGCTATTATTGAGCACAGTACGCAGATGCTCAAGACACAACATGCGGATCTGTCAAATGTATACAATGgggaggaggaagaggaggaggaagaagaTGAAGgggaggaagaggaggaagaggaggaagaggaggaagaggaggaagaggaggaagaagaggaagaagaggaagaggaggaagaggaggaagaggaggaggaagaggaagaggaagaggaagaggaagaggagaTGGACGAGAATAAAAGGGTCGACGAAAAAGTCGACAAAATGGAGCAAGATATTACGCAAGATGTCGAGTTAGCCATCGTAAAAAGGAGCTCGAGCCACAAAGGTACCGACGCAGCATCCAACATCGAACCCAGCATTGCCTCTAACACTGCAACCAACGAAACTGAATCTGCAACACACTCCGCATCCGAAAGCAGCTCCTCCGATCGAGACGACGAAGATAACGATTTGGAGCAGGAAATGCTGGAAGGAGACGAAGAAGATGCATCTGAAGAAGATGATTTGAAAGCCGATGCCGACATGTCCATCGAGGAACTGATGCGCAAGTATGGCTACGGCGGACGTGACAATGAAGACGACGCATCGTCTGGCAAGCCAACCCATGCTTCCGACGCCGACACATCCGCGGCGCCCGACTCCGACTCCGATACCTCTGACCATGACCAAGACGCTACGCTGCACGCATTACTCGGCGATGAGAACAAAGCAGAGCCTACTCCATTTATCCGACCGCCGTTTCTTTTGCGAGGCACGCTTCGTGGCTACCAACAAAACGGCCTGGAATGGCTTGTCAGTCTGTATAACAACGACATGAATGGCATTCTTGCCGATGAGATGGGTCTCGGCAAAACAATCCAGACCATTTCACTGCTTGCGCACCTCGCATGCGACCGTGGAATTTGGGGCCCGCACCTTGTCATTGCACCGACGAGTGTGATGCTGAACTGGGAAGTCGAATTCAAAAAATTTCTGCCTGGCTTCAAAGTTCTTTCCTACTACGGAAATCAGAAACAGCGCAAGGCGAAGCGTGTCGGCTGGAATACGGAAAACAGTTTCAATGTATGCATCACGAGCTACCAGCTAGTGCTTGCGGACCAGCACATTTTCCGCCGCAAACCCTGGATGTACCTCGTcctggacgaggcgcaccACATCAAAAACTTCCGCTCCCAGCGCTGGCAGACGCTGCTTGGGTTCAATTCGCGACGCAGACTCTTGCTCACAGGCACACCGCTGCAAAACAATTTGATGGACCTGTGGAGTCTCATGTACTTCCTCATGCCCCAAGGCATCGAAAAAGTAGCTGCAGCCGCCGGTGCCTTTTCCAACATGAAAGACTTTCAGGATTGGTTCTCTAATCCACTGGGGCGTGCCGCTGAGAATGCGGAAGGGGTGGACGAGGAAACGCGGGCGACAGTGGCGAAGCTGCACACCGTATTGCGCCCTTATGTGCTCCGCCGTCTCAAGTCCGACGttgagcgcgagatgcCGAAAAAATTCGAGCATGTGATCCCATGCCGCCTCTCCAAACGCCAGCGGTTCCTGTACAATGACTTCATGTCGCGTGCAAAAACCAGGGAGAGTTTCGCGAGTGGCAATTACATGAGCATTATCAACTGCCtgatgcagctgcgcaaagtATGTAACCACCCCGATCTGTTTGAACAGCGGCCGATTGTGACTGCATTTGTACAGAGCCGGTCCGTCGCTGCAGACTACGAGATCAAGGATCTGCTAGTGCGCCGCCATTTGTTGAAGGAGGGCAATGACAATGTGAATTTGGACTTTTTGAACCTGCAATTTACCCAGCGCGAAGAGCTGCTTACGCCcctcgcgacgcgccgctacgatgcgctgcaagtgTCAGATGCACTCTCCAATGTTCCTCCGCCCGTCGAAGAGGCTCCACTGACTACGCACTCCATCGCCGgactgcgcgccgcaatcGAAACACGCCGGAGGAATGCTGCGTACGAaaaagcgcagcatgccgCATATGTAAATCGTATGCGTTGCAATGCACAGCCCCTGTACGGCCGGAGCTTgctcgccatgctgcgACGCTTCGGCAGCCCCAAATTGCGCTCGTACGAGATTGTGGAGCGTGAACGAGGCGCGTATTggcagcgctgcgacgcgctgtgcgaAGCCGTCCAGTCGtatgcccagcgcggcgaatCCTGCGCAGACCTCGtgtcgcgctttgcattTGCCACACCACCCGCCGTCGCTGCCAACATGCCGCAGTATGCCTTGCCCGGCGTCCCGCTGGAAACGCAATTTGCGATTGGGGCGCCCGAGTTGGATCCATTGCACAAGGCAGCCGTTGCGCTGAATATTGCCTTCCCCGACGCATCCCTGCTGCAGTATGATTGTGGCAAGCTCCAGCAACTCGATGTActcatgcggcgcttggttGCGGGTGGCCATCGCATCTTGATCTTTACGCAGATGACCAAAGTCCTCGATATCCTGGAAAAGTTTCTCAACTACCAAGGCTATCGCTATCTGCGTCTCGACGGCGCGACAAAAAttgagcagcgccaagTGCTGACGGAGCGGTTCAACCGTGATTCGCGCATTTCCGCTTTTATTCTCAGCACGCGCTCTGGCGGTCTGGGCATCAATTTGATCGGCGCGGATACCGTCTTGTTTTACGATCTCGACTGGAATGCGGCGATCGAAGCCCAGTGTATGGACCGTGCACATCGTATTGGACAGACGCGCGACGTACATATTTACCGCTTCGTCAGTGAGCATACGATCGAAGAAAACATGTTGCGCAAGGCCAACCAAAAACGCCGCTTGGACAGCATGGTCATCCAGCAGGGCGAGTTTACCACCGAGCACTTGATGCGCAACGATTGGCGCGATATGCTCGACGAGGGCGGTGCAACGCTTGGCGGCGTCAGCATCGGCGAGGACAACGAAGCGCAATCCACGCGCGACGTTGACCGCGCatttgccgctgcagaagACGTCGAAgatgccgcagcggcgcatgtcgcCACGGAAGAATtgcagctcgacgcggcaGACTTTGCCGCAGAAAGCGTCCCTATTCCAGACGTTGCAGTGCAGGGGCCCGATTCGCCTCCGCCTGAGCACGATCAAGGTGCGGAAGAGGATCTGACGGGCTCCATCGACGACTACATGCTCCGAATGGTCCAGGCCGACTGGGACTTTTTCGGCGCCTAA
- a CDS encoding uncharacterized protein (TransMembrane:2 (n7-18c23/24o47-66i78-100o); EggNog:ENOG503P7QB; COG:S) has protein sequence MTWFQSFAGLSGASAVICGTATQYQLVHSIALLYVSSHVPLNGAALVASYAFATGMTLFSGSIYALCLLPQGHGARKVLGPSTPIGGLCMIAGWLALAYARRPGRLL, from the exons ATGACGTGGTTCCAATCTTTTGCGGGCCTTTCTGGTGCCTCTGCTGTTATTTGCGG CACAGCAACGCAGTACCAACTCGTGCACTCGATTGCACTGCTGTATGTATCGTCGCATGTTCCGTTGAAcggtgctgcgctcgtGGCAAGCTACGCATTTGCCACGGGCATGACGCTCTTTAGCGGCTCGATCTATGCCTTGTGCCTGTTGCCGCAAGGACAcggtgcgcgcaaagtgctGGGCCCTTCCACGCCCATTGGCGGTCTCTGTATGATTGCCGGCTGGCTCGCTCTCGCTtacgcgcgccgtcctgGCCGTCTCCTGTAG